The DNA region CCTCATGCACATAATGATCATATGTTTCACGAAATTGTTCAATGTCCTTAATTTCAGATCTGGCAGCCTGGTAAACAATTTTTCCTTCAAACAGGATAATGATCCTATCTGCCAGGTTTATGCCCCTCTCAATATCATGGGAGACCATGACCTGGGTCTTATCTGAAACATCCAACTCGCTTAATATCCTGTCAAAGGTGGCAGCTGCATGCTGGTCAAGTCCGGTATAGGGTTCATCCAGGAACAATATCTTAGGGTCATGAAGAATAGCCCTTGCAATGCTCAAACGCTGTTTCATGCCCCTGCTGAAGGTTCCGACCCTGTCGTCAAGCCTGTATTTCAGCCCGACCTGATCGGTCAGCTCGTGTATCCTTGAGTCCAGCGTATCCTTTGGCATGCCGTACATTCTGCCAAAAAACGTCAGGTTCTCCCTGGCGGTAAGGTCCTGATATAGATAGGTCTCATGTGAGATTATACCTATTAACTGCCTTACCTCAAGTGGGGATTCCTTTACATTATGGTCTTCTATCAGGACAGTCCCGGCCGTCGGGCTGATCAATGTGGACATGATCTTTACCATAGTGGTCTTACCAGCACCATTGGGACCGAAAATCGTAAGAAATTCCCCGGTTTCTATATCAAGATCAATATCATGAAGAACAACATTATTTCCAAACGTCTTTGAAAGATGTTTTATCGAGATAATGATGATCTGCTCCTGTAATCTATTATTATGTTCCTATCTGCAGCGGGCTGGCAATCTTCCTGAGGGTCGCTATTGCTGAGAGCGGTGCGAGATAACTTGTCTTAGGGTTTTCAGGAGATGGTATGTTTTCAACGAGGGTAGTAAATGT from Methanosarcinales archaeon includes:
- a CDS encoding ABC transporter ATP-binding protein, translated to MIIISIKHLSKTFGNNVVLHDIDLDIETGEFLTIFGPNGAGKTTMVKIMSTLISPTAGTVLIEDHNVKESPLEVRQLIGIISHETYLYQDLTARENLTFFGRMYGMPKDTLDSRIHELTDQVGLKYRLDDRVGTFSRGMKQRLSIARAILHDPKILFLDEPYTGLDQHAAATFDRILSELDVSDKTQVMVSHDIERGINLADRIIILFEGKIVYQAARSEIKDIEQFRETYDHYVHEV